Proteins encoded within one genomic window of uncultured Desulfobacter sp.:
- a CDS encoding efflux RND transporter permease subunit yields the protein MKQILAAFARNTVFANIVLILIFVAGYIAMAKMIRETFPEFSLDMITISVSYPGADPEEVEEGISRKIEEAVEGLEGVKQYTTHSAEGVCSTIIEVLEDYDVDEVLDRVRTKVNAISTFPDDAEKPVISELLIKDLVATLYLSGDMSERRIKEWSEMVKDEIQQLSAVSQVATFGSRDYEISIEVSEEKLREYGLSFDEVAAAVRRGSLNLAGGTIRTREEEIRVRTMGRKYTGAELASIVVVARPEGDVITLDRLAEIKDGFTEDPIRASINGEPAVFVLVYKTPEEDALKISKAVNGYVSAKQQQVPQGNNIKILYDNTEMLNARIQLLLKNGVIGLLIVFLLLWCFLSPRLSFWAGMGIPVSVCGALVILWSLGGTINMVSLLGLIMVLGIVVDDAIVVGEAIFVHRKQGKSALQAAVDGVAEVGMPVVAAVFTTIVTFVPLFYVGGIMGKFISILPAVVIACLMISLVECLFLLPAHLSHLPAPNRPKENRHRIFGRLSRVQEITAQWLEWFVDRIYLPFLKKALHWRYISLATAIAVLMLTIGVVKSGILKFEVFEKMDGFIMTATAEFPSGTPPAITRQAIEHIETALLRLEKKNPTKSGAPLIKDYLSLVGQTLSSPSDIGPNYGAVQAILLDSEARGIHSEDLMVRWEKEIGILPGIKSLTFSGIETGPPGDPIEVWLQGHDMQIILDAADDLMARLRQFDGVYQVRSDFLPGKNEMRLSLKPEARALGVTVEDLARQVYAGYYGNEALRLQRGRDDVRVKVRYTAGERSRLPDLKRVRIRTANGVEVPLMSVAEVSFAPGYSTITRTDGMRRVAVSAGVDSKRANANEIFAELSAHYFPDLKKRYPGLYVDLQGEQKKMRESFSSLGIGYPLAILGVFIIIATMFRSYAQPFVIMFTVPFGIIGAIAGHLVLGYDLSMVSMFGIVALTGVVVNDAIVLIECINENLARGIPFFDAILQGGVRRFRAIFLTTVSTVGGLGPLIMETDFQARALIPMALSIAAGVTFATVLTLVLLPSLLVILNDLRLTAHRIRHGVWIERSAVEPAGSRYDQTLSGGHGDQIIQEESAK from the coding sequence ATGAAACAAATTCTTGCCGCCTTTGCGCGCAACACCGTTTTTGCCAATATTGTTTTGATTCTGATCTTTGTTGCCGGATACATTGCTATGGCCAAGATGATCCGTGAGACTTTTCCGGAGTTCTCCCTGGACATGATCACCATCTCGGTGTCTTATCCCGGAGCAGACCCGGAAGAGGTGGAAGAGGGCATCAGCCGCAAAATAGAGGAAGCCGTCGAGGGTCTGGAGGGCGTCAAGCAATATACCACCCACTCGGCCGAGGGCGTGTGCTCAACAATCATAGAAGTGTTGGAAGACTACGATGTGGACGAGGTGCTTGACCGGGTACGCACCAAGGTCAACGCCATCTCGACCTTTCCGGATGACGCGGAAAAGCCTGTGATCAGCGAACTGCTGATCAAGGATCTGGTCGCCACACTCTACCTTTCCGGAGACATGTCCGAGCGCCGCATCAAGGAGTGGTCCGAGATGGTTAAGGACGAAATCCAGCAGCTTTCGGCAGTTTCCCAGGTGGCGACCTTTGGCTCCCGGGATTACGAGATCTCCATTGAGGTATCAGAGGAAAAACTGCGCGAGTACGGGCTCTCCTTTGACGAGGTGGCGGCAGCCGTCAGGCGCGGCAGCCTGAACCTGGCCGGCGGCACCATCCGCACACGGGAAGAAGAAATCCGCGTACGTACCATGGGTCGCAAGTATACCGGTGCGGAACTTGCCTCCATTGTGGTCGTGGCCCGTCCGGAAGGGGATGTCATCACCCTGGACCGGCTGGCCGAAATAAAGGACGGATTCACCGAAGACCCCATCCGGGCCAGCATCAACGGTGAGCCGGCAGTGTTTGTCCTGGTTTACAAAACCCCGGAGGAGGATGCCCTGAAAATCTCAAAGGCCGTCAACGGTTATGTTTCGGCCAAACAGCAGCAGGTGCCCCAGGGCAACAATATAAAAATACTCTACGACAACACGGAGATGCTCAACGCACGCATCCAACTGTTGTTGAAAAACGGGGTTATCGGCCTTTTAATCGTCTTTTTGCTGCTGTGGTGTTTTTTGAGCCCCCGTTTGTCTTTCTGGGCCGGCATGGGCATTCCCGTATCCGTTTGCGGGGCCTTGGTTATTTTGTGGAGCCTGGGCGGCACCATCAACATGGTATCTCTTTTGGGGCTGATCATGGTCCTGGGGATTGTGGTGGATGATGCCATTGTTGTGGGCGAGGCGATTTTTGTTCATCGAAAGCAGGGCAAAAGTGCATTGCAAGCCGCCGTGGACGGGGTCGCCGAAGTGGGAATGCCCGTGGTAGCAGCGGTGTTCACAACCATCGTGACCTTTGTACCCCTGTTTTACGTGGGCGGCATCATGGGTAAATTCATATCCATCCTTCCGGCCGTGGTCATCGCCTGCCTGATGATTTCCCTGGTGGAGTGCCTGTTTCTGCTGCCGGCCCATCTCAGCCATTTGCCGGCCCCCAACCGGCCCAAAGAAAATCGGCACCGGATCTTTGGCCGGCTCTCCCGGGTTCAGGAGATTACCGCCCAATGGCTTGAGTGGTTCGTTGACCGGATATATCTGCCGTTTTTAAAAAAAGCCCTGCACTGGCGCTATATCTCACTGGCCACGGCCATAGCCGTGTTGATGCTCACCATCGGTGTTGTAAAAAGCGGAATTCTTAAATTCGAGGTGTTCGAGAAAATGGACGGCTTCATCATGACCGCCACGGCCGAATTCCCCAGCGGCACCCCGCCTGCAATCACCCGGCAGGCCATTGAGCACATTGAAACGGCTCTTTTACGTCTGGAAAAGAAAAACCCGACCAAAAGCGGCGCGCCCCTGATCAAGGACTACCTGTCCCTGGTGGGCCAGACCCTGAGCAGTCCCTCCGATATTGGCCCAAACTATGGCGCAGTTCAGGCCATTTTGCTGGATTCCGAAGCCCGGGGCATCCATTCCGAGGATCTGATGGTCCGGTGGGAAAAGGAGATCGGTATACTGCCGGGGATCAAATCTCTGACCTTTTCCGGCATTGAAACCGGCCCGCCCGGGGATCCCATTGAGGTGTGGCTCCAGGGACATGACATGCAAATTATCCTGGACGCGGCTGACGACCTGATGGCGCGGCTGCGGCAATTTGACGGGGTTTACCAGGTCCGCAGCGACTTTTTACCGGGCAAAAACGAAATGCGCCTTTCCCTGAAACCCGAAGCCCGGGCCCTGGGAGTGACCGTGGAGGACCTGGCGCGGCAGGTCTATGCCGGATACTACGGTAACGAAGCCCTGCGCCTGCAACGGGGCCGGGACGACGTACGCGTAAAAGTGCGTTATACGGCCGGCGAACGCAGCCGGCTCCCGGACCTGAAACGGGTGCGCATCCGTACTGCCAATGGTGTCGAGGTCCCGCTCATGTCCGTTGCCGAGGTCAGCTTTGCCCCCGGCTATTCAACCATCACCCGTACTGACGGCATGCGCAGGGTGGCCGTGAGCGCCGGTGTGGATTCCAAACGGGCCAATGCCAACGAAATCTTTGCCGAGCTGTCCGCCCATTATTTTCCGGATCTTAAAAAACGGTATCCCGGTCTTTATGTGGACCTTCAGGGGGAGCAAAAAAAGATGCGCGAGTCTTTTTCCAGCCTTGGCATTGGATATCCCCTGGCTATCCTTGGGGTTTTCATCATCATCGCCACCATGTTCCGGTCCTATGCCCAGCCCTTTGTGATCATGTTTACCGTGCCCTTCGGCATCATCGGGGCCATCGCCGGCCACTTGGTTTTGGGATATGATCTGTCTATGGTGAGCATGTTCGGCATAGTGGCCCTGACCGGCGTGGTGGTCAATGACGCCATCGTGCTCATTGAATGCATCAATGAAAACCTGGCCCGTGGAATACCCTTTTTCGACGCCATTTTGCAAGGCGGCGTGCGGCGCTTCCGGGCTATTTTCCTGACCACGGTGAGTACCGTGGGCGGGTTGGGGCCCCTGATCATGGAGACCGATTTCCAGGCAAGGGCACTGATCCCAATGGCCCTTTCCATTGCCGCCGGCGTGACTTTTGCCACAGTGCTTACCCTGGTGCTGCTTCCCAGTCTGCTGGTCATTCTTAACGACCTGCGCCTTACCGCTCACAGGATTCGCCACGGCGTTTGGATTGAGCGGTCGGCAGTGGAGCCGGCCGGCAGCCGCTACGATCAAACTTTGAGCGGTGGACATGGAGATCAAATCATTCAGGAGGAATCGGCAAAATGA
- a CDS encoding HlyD family efflux transporter periplasmic adaptor subunit: MKNNGIKRPPKHVMVRIIICTLILAAGLVGMKSLASLKKPPAEAEKKEPVISVRTQTATPAHYPVTITGYGQARALTAVTISPEVAGRVVATHPRLKAGRVIPKGELLFRIDPADYTAGLQEAGAGVTQWQNTVARLTKQLAIDKTRLKTLQRSATLAKTEFERVRRLFETDRVGTRSGVDQAERAFNSAADQADAMAQAVSLYPLQIREAKSSLLSAEARLTVAGTNLDRCEVRAPFTARIKSVDLEAGQYVTPGTPVLVLADDSMLEIQVPLDSRDGRKWLQFEPSPGDAQSTAWFGRLKPVDCTIRWTEDKTGSVWTGTANRVVKFDNQTRTLTVAVRIDAMAAAGKGPGALPLVDGMFCCVEIPGRTMLNVTRLPRQAVSFENQAFLADENLRLKTVDVDVARREGEHVYVARGIAPGARVIVTRLVSPLENSRLKIIDTTDREPAS; the protein is encoded by the coding sequence ATGAAAAACAACGGTATCAAACGCCCCCCAAAGCATGTCATGGTCCGTATCATCATCTGCACCCTGATTCTCGCGGCCGGATTGGTGGGAATGAAAAGCCTGGCCAGCTTGAAAAAGCCTCCTGCCGAGGCAGAAAAAAAAGAGCCGGTCATTTCCGTGCGGACCCAGACAGCCACACCCGCACATTATCCCGTGACGATCACCGGCTACGGCCAGGCCCGGGCACTCACTGCGGTGACCATTTCCCCGGAGGTAGCCGGCCGGGTGGTCGCCACCCACCCCCGGCTTAAAGCCGGCCGGGTTATCCCCAAAGGCGAACTGCTGTTCCGTATCGACCCGGCCGACTACACCGCCGGCCTGCAGGAGGCCGGTGCCGGCGTCACCCAGTGGCAAAACACGGTGGCCCGGCTGACAAAACAACTGGCCATTGATAAAACACGCCTGAAAACCTTGCAGCGCAGCGCCACCCTCGCCAAAACCGAATTCGAGCGGGTCCGGCGCCTTTTTGAAACAGACCGGGTGGGCACCCGCAGCGGCGTGGACCAGGCGGAACGGGCCTTTAACAGTGCCGCAGACCAGGCCGATGCTATGGCCCAGGCGGTCAGCCTCTATCCGCTGCAAATCCGGGAGGCAAAAAGTTCATTGCTATCGGCCGAGGCGCGCCTGACCGTTGCCGGGACCAATCTGGACCGCTGCGAGGTCCGGGCGCCTTTTACCGCGCGTATCAAGTCCGTGGATCTTGAAGCCGGCCAGTATGTTACCCCGGGAACCCCGGTCCTGGTTCTGGCCGACGACAGCATGCTGGAAATCCAGGTTCCCCTGGACAGCCGCGACGGCCGCAAGTGGCTGCAATTCGAACCGTCCCCCGGCGACGCGCAATCCACGGCCTGGTTCGGCAGGCTGAAGCCGGTGGACTGCACCATCCGCTGGACCGAGGACAAAACCGGGTCGGTCTGGACCGGTACGGCAAACCGGGTCGTGAAGTTCGACAACCAGACCCGCACCCTCACGGTGGCCGTACGCATTGACGCCATGGCTGCCGCCGGCAAGGGCCCCGGGGCTCTGCCCCTGGTGGACGGCATGTTCTGCTGCGTGGAAATCCCGGGCCGGACCATGCTAAATGTCACCCGTCTGCCCCGCCAGGCGGTATCCTTTGAAAATCAGGCCTTTCTGGCCGATGAAAATCTGCGCCTTAAAACCGTAGACGTGGACGTGGCACGCAGGGAGGGCGAGCATGTGTACGTAGCCCGGGGCATCGCTCCCGGTGCCCGGGTGATTGTCACCCGGCTGGTATCCCCCCTGGAAAACAGCCGGCTGAAAATTATTGATACCACTGACAGGGAACCCGCCTCATGA
- a CDS encoding MarR family transcriptional regulator yields the protein MQSDGNGHFGELSAPQMNMIMMIRVRGEVSVTQLASLLNVSPPSVTAMVDRLVERGFLNRAHSRKDRRKVVISVPPEAIEEISRVEEKILQAFVELVEAVGPETTRMWQEVLQRVNKVMETDTWQSE from the coding sequence ATGCAAAGCGACGGCAACGGCCATTTCGGCGAACTGTCCGCACCCCAGATGAACATGATTATGATGATCCGGGTTCGCGGGGAGGTATCGGTGACGCAGTTGGCGTCGCTATTGAACGTATCCCCACCCTCGGTGACCGCTATGGTGGACCGGTTGGTGGAACGGGGGTTTTTAAACCGGGCACACAGCCGCAAAGACCGGCGAAAGGTGGTTATCAGCGTTCCACCGGAAGCCATCGAAGAGATCAGCCGGGTCGAGGAAAAGATATTACAAGCGTTCGTGGAACTGGTGGAGGCCGTCGGCCCGGAAACCACCCGCATGTGGCAGGAAGTGCTGCAGCGGGTCAACAAAGTTATGGAAACAGATACCTGGCAATCTGAATAA
- a CDS encoding DUF4143 domain-containing protein has product MINSANGVPLKAQINEKFQKPLFLDVGLMMSACGMSYADIQDADDADLVNSGPVCEQMIGQHLLYRHPSFQEPELFYWCREKRQTSSEVDFVIHKGIRIIPVEVKAGKTGTLKSLHVFLKEKKYVEGVRFNIDLPSPTMLYDSE; this is encoded by the coding sequence ATGATAAATTCGGCAAACGGGGTTCCGTTAAAAGCCCAGATCAATGAAAAGTTTCAAAAGCCCTTGTTCCTGGATGTGGGCCTGATGATGAGCGCTTGCGGGATGAGTTATGCAGATATTCAGGATGCTGATGATGCGGATCTTGTCAATTCCGGTCCGGTATGCGAACAGATGATCGGACAGCATCTGCTTTACAGGCACCCATCATTTCAGGAGCCGGAACTGTTTTATTGGTGCAGGGAAAAACGCCAGACTTCTTCAGAAGTCGATTTCGTAATTCACAAGGGAATACGGATTATCCCTGTGGAGGTCAAAGCCGGGAAAACAGGAACTTTAAAATCCCTCCACGTATTTTTAAAAGAGAAAAAATACGTGGAGGGAGTCCGCTTTAATATAGACCTGCCCTCCCCCACCATGCTTTACGATAGTGAATGA
- the istA gene encoding IS21 family transposase — MSARSKGTIQVTAAAKAGISERSGRRIENGNISQGDKPMRHWRTRKDHFKGVWENEVVPMLEQNAELQPLTLFEHFAGKYPEKFQRSKLRTFQRKVKKWKALNGSGKEVMFLQEKIPGRMGLSDFTKLKKVTITINGEPLNHLLYHFRLIYSGWCHVKVVLGGESFTALSEGLQDAFWRLGGVPTEHRTDSLSAAFKNLTKDAKEDVTKRYEELFNHYGLVPTRNNRGKGHENGGVESPHGHLKNRIHQALLLRNSVDFESVSAYQQWLDIIVRDINARNADKIAQERKYLKELPLQRTVDYTEKVVGVSTTSTILVKRVIYTVPSRLIGEKLRLHIYHDKIEAYLGTTYVITLPRKYSPDNNRRTRSVDYRHVIGSLERKPQAFRYSQLRDDLLPSDTYRLIWDQLDQTLDPRTACKSIVGILSLANRTDQETELGDYILEKMMDNHIPALHELQKKFNKKEKEIPEINMVAVSGEDYNILLSSHSFTEVF, encoded by the coding sequence ATGTCAGCAAGAAGCAAAGGAACTATTCAGGTCACAGCAGCCGCAAAGGCTGGAATATCAGAACGTTCAGGACGTAGAATCGAAAATGGCAATATTTCTCAAGGAGACAAACCCATGCGTCATTGGCGTACACGCAAGGACCACTTTAAAGGGGTTTGGGAAAATGAGGTCGTTCCGATGCTGGAACAAAACGCCGAACTTCAGCCGTTAACGTTATTTGAGCATTTTGCAGGTAAATATCCTGAAAAATTCCAGCGGTCCAAACTGCGTACATTCCAACGTAAGGTTAAAAAATGGAAAGCGCTTAACGGATCAGGCAAAGAAGTAATGTTTTTGCAGGAAAAAATTCCTGGGCGTATGGGGTTATCAGATTTTACAAAGCTAAAAAAAGTAACAATCACGATCAACGGAGAGCCTTTGAATCACCTACTTTATCATTTTCGCTTAATTTACAGCGGTTGGTGCCATGTCAAAGTGGTCCTCGGAGGAGAATCATTTACCGCACTCAGTGAGGGATTACAGGACGCTTTTTGGCGGCTGGGAGGGGTCCCAACAGAGCATCGTACAGACAGCCTGTCTGCTGCTTTCAAGAATTTGACCAAAGATGCGAAGGAAGATGTCACCAAGCGTTATGAGGAGCTATTCAACCATTATGGCTTGGTCCCGACCCGAAATAATAGGGGGAAGGGGCATGAAAACGGCGGAGTTGAGTCACCACACGGCCACTTAAAGAATAGAATTCACCAAGCCTTATTGCTCCGGAATTCTGTTGATTTTGAATCTGTATCGGCCTATCAGCAGTGGCTGGATATCATTGTAAGGGATATCAATGCCCGCAATGCAGATAAGATTGCACAGGAACGTAAGTACTTGAAAGAACTTCCTCTTCAGAGGACCGTTGATTATACTGAAAAAGTGGTCGGAGTCAGCACGACCAGCACAATTCTGGTAAAACGCGTCATTTATACGGTCCCATCCCGCTTGATAGGAGAAAAGCTGCGCCTTCATATTTACCATGACAAGATTGAAGCCTACCTTGGAACAACCTACGTCATCACGTTACCCCGAAAATATTCACCAGATAATAATCGGCGTACTCGCAGTGTGGATTACCGGCACGTCATAGGCAGCCTGGAGCGAAAACCCCAAGCGTTTCGCTATTCACAGCTAAGGGATGACCTGCTGCCCAGTGACACTTACCGGCTTATATGGGATCAGCTTGACCAAACCCTTGATCCCCGTACCGCCTGTAAAAGCATCGTGGGTATATTGTCTCTGGCGAACCGGACCGACCAGGAGACGGAATTGGGTGATTATATTCTTGAAAAAATGATGGATAACCATATTCCGGCGCTTCATGAACTTCAAAAAAAATTTAACAAAAAAGAAAAGGAAATACCGGAAATAAATATGGTGGCTGTCTCAGGAGAAGATTACAATATCCTGCTTTCTTCGCATTCATTTACGGAGGTGTTTTGA